The Rhinolophus sinicus isolate RSC01 linkage group LG07, ASM3656204v1, whole genome shotgun sequence genomic interval TGCAACTTGGTCAAACTCAGCTCCCACCTACATGCACTTCAAACCCAACACGTCCCAAatcagtctcttcatctgtgcCCCCAAACATGCCCTCTTTCATCATCTCGGTTCCAGGTTTGTCAGCACCCAAGACAAAACCCCAACTCGTCTCCCCCTTGCCTCCCACGTTCAACTAGCCATTGAGTTCAGATGATTTGCTCTCCtatatattttccaaaagcaTTTCCTCTTCTCTGGAGCTGTGTATATTTTCAGGCCTGCCTAGACTACCGGAATGTGTGGTAGATTGTCTCCAAACATGGCCGCCACACCAGCCCCACAGCCCGCGTGCCTTTGTGCAGTTCCTGTCATCAGGAAGTGGATCTCTCCCCTTCCTGAGTCTGGGCTGCCAGTGAGCTGCTCTGACCAATACAATGCAGTGGAAAGGATGCTGTGTGGCTTCTAAGGCCAGGCTTCTGGAGACCTCGTAGCTTCCTCGTAGTTTTGTGTTCTCAGatctcccctctcctctgccaTGCTCTAGGGAAGTCCTGTCCAGGCTAGACTCAGGGGGTTCACAGCATGGTATTCAGAGCACTGGACACAGCATGGGCCACTCTGGGCTCTGTGGTTCCAGGCTCCTGAAGGCCCTTTACGCTGGCTAGGTTTCCTGTGCCGGGCCTTTGCTCCCACATGGTCCCCAGTGTCTGCGATGCCCTTCTCCCCCTCATTCTTCAAGATTCAGTTTAGCACCCCCACCCCGAACCCTCTGTCACCAGGACTCTCAAAGCACTCACAGTGCACCTCTCATCTCACCAGAATACCAGTTTCCACATCAAAACCCCAGTTTCCACGTTAGTTTTCCCAATGACTGGAATCTACTGAAGGACAggattatattttttcatttttgataatcTCCAATGCCTCGCACatggtagacactcaataaatgcttattaaattaaACAACATTCGCTAATTCTGCTTTAGCTGATACTATCTTTTATCATCTAGTCTTGTTCCATGACTGGTATTCTTGCCCTTAGGACAGCGTGTGTGCCTGGAGCCAGCTACCGAATTTTCTGTCTCTTACACCCAGCAATAGCACAGTGCAGGGCATATGACAAGCCGCCCCAATAGACTATTCGATTGTGGCCTCAGGGTCTGGCCAGGTGATTCCGAGTTCCCTTCGAGGCACTCACAGGTATGAAAGGGTGTCCGGTCAGGCAGGGAGCGTGTTTTCCTCCGGATAGGCAATGActtttccatctcttctttcaAGATCATCTTTCCCAGGTTGGAAGTAACCTGGGGAGGAAGCAAGGGAGATGGATCCAAGACTTTGGTACTCATTTCTCATCTCCAAAAGGTTCAGAGTTGGGCATACTGcagcagctgtggggacagattTCCTGAGCGGCTGGGCCACACCTGGGAGCCCGTGGAGTCTGTCATTTGGGTCCAATGCACTGTCACTTGGGTTTGGCCACCCTTGAGAGCAAGAAGTCAGAGCCGCTCAGTGTAACTCTACCCCAGGGGCCTCTCCATCCCAGGTCACGATGCCCAAAGCACTAGCCCATGCGGCCTTTGTATGACTCTCAATACGCTCTCTCCTCCCCTGGAGACCAGCAGtctgttctctctcctttctcctctttccaggAACTACTCATCCTGGCACTGGTGGGACCACCCGTCCCGTGCTTTTGACCCTAATATTAACTAGCATTCCCCCCACAGAAGCATGAAGTCCTGGGAAAGAAGGGGAATTCCTCACAGGTTCTGACCAGGATGACCTTCAGGCACCAACCCATTTGGAATGGAATAGCTACGGAACCAGGGGGAACAGCTAAGACACAGGGGGCCTGGGTGGAGGGTGTCGCGCTGCTACCTTACTGAGTTCCTCCCTCTGACGCTCCCTGAGAGCCTTCAGCTCCTCCCCGGAGtcatcatcttcctcctcctcttcctcctctgccccccTTCGTGATGCCTTCCGCTTCCTCCATTCTGTCTCTGGCAAACAGGGGCAAAAGCAGGCACGTCAACCAACCATGCGCTTACCAAGGATTTACCCGGTGCTGACTGTGTGCGTGGCCCTGGGCTGCACCTTAAAGCAAACACTACAAGTTATCTCTAAACAAGCGAATACAGTAACAGTAACACTGTCTAGTCTTGCAGTGAGGCTGTGTGggccacacacactcacacaactTAAATTCATTGGGGACCAAGACCTCGTcgcatttctctttctctttttcggAGCTCCTATCACAGAACTTGGGCCACAGTAGCAGTGTGACAAGTGTCTGTAGAATAGTCAAATAAGAGAATGGAGAGTGATGAATGACCCCCAAATAGGGCCACTGACACCAGAGCTACAGGGACGCAGGGATGGGAGAGCAAGGAGCCTGCAGGGTACACCATAGGACATAGggtggaagtgggggtggggtgaggggggtgggttCATGAGGTTTCAACAGGGGCTGTGAGGTGGTGTCCCAgcctccctttcccctctccaACAGTTGCTCCTACCCACGACAGCCAGCGATGGGGGGCACGGCCAGTAGTCGGTTTCGATCTTGGCTGGCTGGTTGGGGTCggggggctgggctgcagggaaCTTGGATGATTCGATGATGAGGTCCTCAATGAGATGCTTGCTCTGAGGGCTACCTCCCATGGACTCTGTGGGCGGAGGTCAGGGTCAGCCCATGCATGCCTCCAGCCCCCaactccctcacctcccccccttCACACTGGTGAGATTGTGGATGTGAAAACAACACACAGGGAGGAGCACAGGGCAAGGGAACGCACTGTTCAGGACACTTATTCTCCTATCCCCTCCCAGGCCTCGGCACAGCCTCTAGCATGTGGCAGGAAGGGGGCTCAGGTCAGTTCCGGGAACCTCACCTCTCTGCTTGTAGATGGGTGGCTTCTTGTAGATGTTGGAATCCGGGCGGGTGGTCTCTGTGGGGAAGGAACAAGAGCAGATGAGAAGGAGGACGTGTTGATGGCGGGGGAGGCTGGGTCAGGGATGAGAATGGAGGCAAGTGGAATGGGAGAAGGTAAGAAATTCATGGGCTCCTTTCAGTAGCCAAGACAGAACCCGATTTCCTAGAATGGTCCCTAAGAGGTGGgcatttttgtacttttctgttgGGTGGGAGGGAAGACACGACAGGGCCCATCATCTTTGGGAGTTGGGGTCAGGGTCCTGGCATAAGGGGGTCCGGCCAGTTCTGTGGGGAGTATATACCCCAGAGAGTGGAGGACGGAGAGCAAGGGGCTTAGGTtcctgaaggagaaaagaggtCCCAGGGAAAGGATGCATCCAGGCTGACAGTAAAACCTACCGGGATGGTGGAAATGGGGCAGGCTGGTCCGAGGGGTCCCAGTGGTTCTTGGGGCTGAAGCCTGAGAGATGGTTCCAGGGGACCGGCTCTCTGCCCACACCTGCAGAGCAGAAGTGGGGTTTACTGCAGCTCCCAGGTCCTCTACCCTACTCCCTCCACCTCCTGTAGACGTGGCTTCACCTCATTCCACCAGCTCTGTCCTCCCACCCCAGCAGCCCACAAGCCCCCAACCGCAGGGCAGAGCAAGGTATCCAAAGACTCAACTGCTGATGGTGCCTGACCCTGGACAAAGAGTTACATGAGGTCCTGGGTCAGAGGGACAGATGGACAGAGCTGGACAAAGACAGGATGAGGGCCACTGATTCCATCATCCCCTGGGCTCTGCAGAGCCCTGTCTGGACGCATTTGGGGGAGGAGGTTGGGCTTGTCAGAGGAGGGCTGGGCAGGTGGCAGGTGTGGTACAGACTCACCTCTGGGGAAGGTGGCGGAGATGTGGATTTGGGTGACAGAGAGCGCTGCAAAGGAGAGGAGCTGGTCAGAGTGACAGGGTGGATAAAACCCTCATCCCTAGTCCCCTAGAGGGGCCACTGTATCCCCAACCCAACTCTGCACCCTTGCCCAGCCAATGTCTGTGCCACCTCTTCTCTGTCAACCCTCGCCAGTTCCCAACACTAGCCCTCCGTCCTTCTCCCTTCTCGTACCCTCCTGGGCAGAGTCCTAAGTCTTTCCCTAGGACACACCAAGAAGCCCCAGATCCTGGAGTAGTGTGCTTGCTCTCTGAGGGCCAACAGAAGATGTCTGTGGCCCTGTCCTCAGAGCCTGGCAATGAGTGGAAAGGACAGACCCACGGCACCCGGCATGGAGTCCAGGCTCCTGGCTGGCCTCATCTTACTGCTCAGCCATGATGCTCTTTCTCGAATACCACTTACAAAGCACATGATTATCTCATGCACTAACCACCTGGTGAGGTGGATGGGCAGAGATATCAGCTATTTTacagaaggagaaactgaaaccACCCCATCACACAGGTCACTTAGTTAGGATTTCCGGCCTCCGAGTTCAGTGTTCTGGGCGTTTTCCACAAATCGGCTGTCCTTCTGACCACTGCCACCCTCCTCCTACATGACCCCTCTGTGCCGCTGCCATTCATACATGGCCTCCCCTGCTCCCTACGTGAGCTACCCTGCGGCTCATCTGCCAGCTCTCTACAAACACTTGGTTGATTCCCGTGCACAGTTCCCTTTCTTGTTTTGGAGTCTGGCCGCTAGGAAATAAAGCACGACAGAGattctgcctcccaccccacgAGTCTGGAGGAGCCCTTTCTCTAAGTCTTGTCTAAGAGGACATTACCCCGACCTCACCTCCCGGCTTCTGGGCAGCTCCACGTGTTCCAAGAGAGAATAGGTAAAATGGGGCTCGTAAATCATGAGGTCAGGCCGCTCGATGTCCAGGATGGCCTTGTCCTTGGGGATGGCGGCCAAGTCCTTGTAGCCCAGCACCTGATTATCCATCTTGGCCTGAAGGAAAATGGTGCCAATAGAACAGATGTGTCGAAAGGCTCACCTGGGATCCTGGCCTTACAAGCCAGACTTGCAATGTATTAGGAGGAAGAAAACGGGCAGCCTTCTTAGATGTCAGCTCCTATGAGTTAACAATTCCATTATGTATTTTGAAGGGTTAAGAGAGTCCCTTTAAAAGACATAGTCTTTCACTAAGTACGCTGGCTATAACAAGACAGGACCAGACCAGGAGAACGGGAGACGGGGAACCGTCTCTGGATTTTGGGGTGCTCTTTGCCCACCAGCCCTGCAGAACCATCACAGGGAGGCAGAGTGAAGCCGCCCAGCAGTGAGCTTGtccacccctccctcttcccagcctgAGGGTGCTGGTGGCGCAGAGGTACTCACCACGATGCTGGAGGGAGAGCCCGGAACACTGGAGTCTCGGGAGGAGCTGACGCTCCCGGGGGAGGTAAGTGGTTGCTGGGGAGAGTGAGAAGGCGGGCGTGGGAATGTGCGTGCGGGCGAGGGCCGCGGGTAGGGGTCTCCAAAGGCGCAGGACCCGCCGCAGGAGGGTGGACGAGGACGGAGAGGACTCCCTAGGCCTCTGGGGCTCCAGGGTGCGGTGCTGCGGGCAACCACCAGGTGGCACCATTGACCCCGACCTGACCCTCGGCGGGAAGCCTGGCCCCACTCACCCTGAGACCCGGGCCCTCACTACCCAGGCTTGGATGCAGCCCCGCGCACCTTCTGCAGCCGTTCCATCCAGTAGGGAGATGGCCGGTCGGGTCACTCGCAGATCCTTGTGCGCGAGGGGAGACGACCGGGCGTCAGGCTTGTCCAGGCTCCGGGTCGCCGTGCGCTCGTGGCCACGAGTGCAGAAAGGGCGTCCCACTGGGCTGTAGCGTCCTCATCCCTCGGTGACTCTTCAGGCAGCTGACTGAGTACAGGGcctggaagaggagggagaacGTGCCAGCCAGGCTGTCGAGCCCGGATCTAAGCGGGCGAGGGCTGGGGTTGGGTAGCCCCTCGCGCTGGGCCCGGGCTCCGGAGAGCGGGGCGGAAGGGCGCCGGGCCCTCCCAGGACTCAGGCTTTCCATTCGCTCAGCCTGGGGAAGCAAGTGCGCCTGTGGACCGGGAGGCGGGAAAGCGGAGGGCTGCACTTGTTTTTGTGCCATTGTTCTTTGGCTGGAAAGGAAATGACGGCAGGGGTCAGCTGTCCGACTGCTGCCACTACATCCCTGCTTCGTACCACCTGCCCTGCCCTTGGGCTGCCGGCCAGTTTCAGGCTCAGGTTCTCACCCCCCTTCGGCTTCTGCCAcgcctctctccttggctctgtGCTGGCCCCTCTTCCCACTGCTCCTCCATCTACTGTCCACTGTGCCCCACACTCTCATACCCCAGGAAGGCTGAACACAGAGGAACTTAGTAATGCCTATCTGGTGGACACACGGGGCAGAGAGGACAGAAAACGAAGCCGACTTGGGATGAAGTGGTCAAGTCAATGGCTGGGGGCTGCTGCTcggccacacacacacccttcctgCCCTGggtaacccccccccccccagtgaagaagggaagggagaggaggcccCATGCCTGTCCCTATACAGCAGTCAGTCTCACTCACTTGCAGACCTTTGGTAAAGCACCCTTTGGGGCCAAGGCCCCATCCCAGCTGCCCACAACCTTCTCAGATGCTAGTCAGTGTTGAGGCTGCCCTCTGAAGTGCTACTTCACTGCAGGCTAGCGCCCCCTGGTTCAGCAGGAAGGCACCCTAGTATGCACTGCTCTCCCTTTGTTCCTAGTGAGTTAGGTCCTGTCTGCAGCAGTAGATTAGGAGCTCCCTGGGGCCACCATCCATGCCTTCTCCTTCCTCAGTTAACTCCCTTAGCAatgctccctcccccacccccatgccccagTACTGGACACATAATAACCATTCAATGAATGCCTGGCTGAGTTTGCAGTGTGATGCTGGCAGTAGGACTGTCTTTCTGTCTGCTGGCAATATACCATAAAGTGAAGAGAGATGATGGCTCCAGAGGTCCAGGGAAGAGGCAGCATAATGTAAtggttaacacgttgcgtacggatcatgagaatcttcattttttttctgagccatgcgttaaggacggataacgagaattctcgtttttactgttgactctttttactttgcatattttattgaattatttgtagaataattatttatagaatatagaataatttatttgtagaatctattatttatagaaaagtaataaatgacatagaagcatttatgctttaaagagaagagtgcattttaaagtagtttcttttaaaaacctgccggaacagaggggtatgagggatttaaaccccgccgtatgcaacgtgttaagaacATGGACTCGGGATGGGAGATCCTGGAGGTGAGTACAAGACTCTGCTACTCAGAAGCTGTgcgaccttgggcaaattacttaccctctctgtgccttgtgtttctcatctgtgaaatggtgtCATAGGGTTGCTCTGAATATCAGCTAAATTATAACATGTGAACTATTCAAAACATTATAAAGTCTAGATAGAGTGTTAGTTATTATTTCTATCTCCACAGGGACTGATGAACTTAGATGGTTTTTCTGTAGCCGTTCTTTAGGACAGAGAGTCATGGAAGACTGAGGTCATTGGTGTTGCCAATCTTATCACTTATTATTTTGTATCAGGCCATTCTTCTGCTCACTGTCTCTCCACCACCAAAACCACCTGCTTGCTGCACAAGCAGCCCTCACTCCCACTTCCCTGCTTTTGCGTATGCCCTTCCACTTCCTCTTCTCCCAGCTCCCACCCATCCTTCAAAGTCCGTCCTAAAACCTCCTTCCCTGGGAGGCTTCCCTTACTATTCTAGTCCTCACCCTTCTCTGAATTCCAGTGAGACTTAAAAAAGAGAACCATGTAACTTAGTCCTTGATTATATGTTGCCTGACATGGGAACATATTTTTTTTGCTAACTAGAATGACTGCTAATTTCTGCAgggcaaaacaaacaataataatagctatcatgtTTTGCATACTCACGCTAGGTACTTTGATAAGCACTTTACAAGGATTATTTTGTTTCATCCTCCCTAACAACCCCATAAGGTagacccattttgcagatgaggaaactgaggctctgagagctTAAAAACTTGTCCAGAGTCATGGAACTGAAAATGAGTGCGTCTTTGGTATTGGCATGATTCAGAGTGCCTACCTAATACTGTGTCAGGTACATCGTGAGTATAGACTAGAACCTGCCACATTTCTCAGTTCTTTTTGGAATTCTAGAGCCAAGACTTCTCCAAGACAAGACTCTGGCCATCAGAGTCATACTAGGTGTATGGTTTCCATGGAAAGCCTCCATTTCAGAGCTTCACTCCTTCTCCAGCTTTCTTAGCACTCACTTTGTAATGCTCTTAAGTAGGTATCTGATGACCAGAATAAACTCCAGTACATATTCAAAGAGCAGTTAGCTGCCTCGCACGCCTCTCTAATCTTTATTAACAGCTGTTGTCAAACCAGTTATACACTTGGCTTAGCCCTAGAGGCAAACacttatttatccatccatccatccatccatccacccatccagtCATGTATTGTTTTATCCCTCCATTCACCAGATACAATGACCACAGAACAGCACTCTGTGCTAAGTCTtctggagaagagaaagatgagTCAGAGGAGCTAGTTGCCCCTCCAGAAATGAGGCATGTATATAGATAACTCCTGTGCAAAGCGAAACATTACATGTGCCAGATAAGATAGTGTAAGGGGCTGTGAGAGGTCACAGCAGAGGATCACTCCTGCCTGGGCTatccagatgagaaaataaaaatggtttcttAGAGGAGCAGGTAGGTGGGGTAGGCCTTGAAAGATGCTCTGTGTGAGATCatgcaaaaatggaaaacaggatTCTTGAAAGAGAAAGCAGCATGAGCGAAAGTGGGGACACAAGCAGCCCTGGGTGTGTCTCTGGAACACCATGTATGGCTGAATCGTAGAATTCATGAGGTTGAGACACGTTTGGGGCAGATGGGTGGGGACCAGCCTGTGGAGGCCTTGAGTCCAGACTAGGGGCTTTAGATCGTGTTCTGTGAGCCACAGGGGCCATGCAATGCTTAGAAACTTTGTAAACGAAGAAGTGACAGATCCAAGCAGTGCTTTGGGGAAATAAAtctggctgtgtggcctgggaAATGGATTGCACAGAAAGTGGGCCGTTCAGAGAGAGACTAGCCAAGAAACTATGGCAGCAGTTCAGATACCATAGACTGTGAAGGTCTAGACTTGGGCATGGGGCCAAAAATGGAAAGGGGCAAATGGGAGAAATCCTAGTGGCACAATGTACAAAATAGGACTTGATCTGGAGAGCCCCAGGAGAGGGGCAGTTGGCAAGCCCGAGAGACAGGAAAAGGGAAGCAATGCATTCACTTTTGCCAGCTTGAGGCTGAGGTGGGTGCAGAATGTGAACAGGTGGGAATGTCCAGGGGATCCGGGGGTTGAGGAGGGGGCAGGCTGGAAATAGAGATTTAGGAGCTATTTGAGCTAATGGTGGTGGTCTGCACATGAGGTTGCCCAGGGAGAAAGAAGGTCAAAAACAGCTCCCTGAGAAACACCCAGGGGACTAGAGGAAAGAGGTAGCCAGAGGCGGcatgaaagggagggaggaaactaGATGGCCAGCTCCTTGGGGGACAGGGAGTGTGTCTAgtcattctttatattttcacaaaGGCCTGGATACACAAGGAGTGTGCAATAAATATACTGAGAGATAGAATGggcaagggagggaaggaggggctgaGAAAAAATGTCGAGAAGCCCAGGGTCCATTGCCCAGAGAAGGCCCGAGTGCCGAAGGGAATGACAGCTCGTCAGGGTGGATGTCAGGGCCAGGCGGTCTCTGAGGAATAGTGAGGCCTCCTTGTTAGACACAGAGCAGGCAGGCCTGGCCAGGACACACAGGTCTGGGGGCGGGTTGTCACTTCCGAGAAGTATGATAGAAAGGCAGGATGGGGCTAGGAAGAGTAGCTTTGGAGGAGGTGAGATTGGCTGAAGGTTTTTAAGGAAAGGGGAGACTTGACATGTttgcaggcagagggaaaggtagagaggaaaaaatggtggctgctggggagagggggcacCTAGCAGGAGCCCCGTTCAGCAGGCCAAAGGGACCCAATCCACACTTCCTGACAAGGAGAAACCACACTTCCTGACAAGGAGAAGATGGGGTAAAAAGTGGGGTAACCACATACAGGGTCCTTTAGGGGGGGTCAATGCCAATTGGGAGGCTCTTCTGAAAAGTGAGCGATGAGGTCCTATGTAGATCTTACAGGTGGGTTAGGCAGAGGTTGAAGAGAGCAGAGAAGGTTTGGAAGGGTCACGGTGGGGAGTGTGGGTGGCTGAGCAGGTTGGGGAGAACAGAGAGCTTCCACATGTCCTGGAGGCTGGGGTGCACCTGGGTGACCCTGGTACCCTCCCCTTGACCACCcattggggtggggaggacacagAGTGCAGCAATGACTGCCTCTCAGGGGTAACTGCCAGGCCAGGGGGGCAGGGAGCCCTGTCACAGGTGTACATGTCATGCACTGAGACCCACAGCCACATGCACACACCCCGCCCCACAGGCACAGCTGCTCAGAGACAGGATTCAAAATGTTGCTacctctgctctgctccctggCCCCTTCTTATCCATGGCTGTGCACAACCCCAGGCCCATCCCCTGTGCTGGGTCTTGCCCCTCAGCTTCCAGGTCTCCTCTCTCGCCCTGAGCCACAGTCCTTTAGGACCCTCACACCTGTTCCCACCCGGTACCTTCAGAAAGCACCCCGGTAAATTGTTAATACCTTGCCCTTCTGGGGGCATTTGCATTTGAACTTGAGGCTAAGCCTTAAGGCATGAGGTCTTACTGGTGAAATTTTAAACCGGCAGGGAAAACGTTTTGAGGCAGAagagagtgtatgtgtgtgggggggaag includes:
- the DMTN gene encoding dematin isoform X2, with protein sequence MERLQKAKMDNQVLGYKDLAAIPKDKAILDIERPDLMIYEPHFTYSLLEHVELPRSRERSLSPKSTSPPPSPEVWAESRSPGTISQASAPRTTGTPRTSLPHFHHPETTRPDSNIYKKPPIYKQRESMGGSPQSKHLIEDLIIESSKFPAAQPPDPNQPAKIETDYWPCPPSLAVVETEWRKRKASRRGAEEEEEEEDDDSGEELKALRERQREELSKVTSNLGKMILKEEMEKSLPIRRKTRSLPDRTPFHTSLQAGTSKSSSLPAYGRTTLSRLQSTDFSPSGSETGSPGLQNGEGQRGRMDRGNSLPCVLEQKIYPYEMLVVTNKGRTKLPPGVDRMRLERHLSAEDFSRVFAMSPEEFSKLALWKRNELKKKASLF
- the DMTN gene encoding dematin isoform X1 — protein: MERLQKQPLTSPGSVSSSRDSSVPGSPSSIVAKMDNQVLGYKDLAAIPKDKAILDIERPDLMIYEPHFTYSLLEHVELPRSRERSLSPKSTSPPPSPEVWAESRSPGTISQASAPRTTGTPRTSLPHFHHPETTRPDSNIYKKPPIYKQRESMGGSPQSKHLIEDLIIESSKFPAAQPPDPNQPAKIETDYWPCPPSLAVVETEWRKRKASRRGAEEEEEEEDDDSGEELKALRERQREELSKVTSNLGKMILKEEMEKSLPIRRKTRSLPDRTPFHTSLQAGTSKSSSLPAYGRTTLSRLQSTDFSPSGSETGSPGLQNGEGQRGRMDRGNSLPCVLEQKIYPYEMLVVTNKGRTKLPPGVDRMRLERHLSAEDFSRVFAMSPEEFSKLALWKRNELKKKASLF